In one window of Tripterygium wilfordii isolate XIE 37 chromosome 1, ASM1340144v1, whole genome shotgun sequence DNA:
- the LOC119996211 gene encoding DNA replication complex GINS protein psf3-like, whose product MVNYYDIDDILTVGEFVPMDSRKEVNRVKIDDSVEKGFVEAGSRWELLFWLVKELHLRQAVSMNIPACFNQKYNVVLLISEHGCVDFRSRCPYFYGFGCKIAPLCEQTIGCLLLSAFKIRYEIILCKARTAVFSASSKLSMLLTEEETDMYEAAQSSMAAFKKWRIGGPRFQKESILGKKKKKFIETTKELTISFFFG is encoded by the exons ATGGTGAATTACTATGACATTGATGATATTCTCACAGTAGGAGAG TTTGTCCCAATGGATTCCCGCAAGGAAGTCAATAGAGTGAAGATCGATGACAGTGTCGAAAAGGGTTTT GTTGAAGCAGGTTCTAGGTGGGAGCTGCTTTTCTGGCTTGTTAAGGAGTTACATTTGAGGCAAGCCGTATCAATGAACATTCCTGCCTGTTTCAATCAAAAGTA TAATGTTGTTTTGTTGATATCAGAACACGGCTGCGTGGATTTTAGATCTCGGTGCCCATATTTCTATGGATTTGGATGCAAGATAGCACCACTGT GTGAACAAACCATTGGATGTTTGCTATTATCTGCCTTCAAAATCAGATATGAGATAATCTTATGCAAGGCACGCACTGCAGTGTTTTCTGCATCTTCCAAACTCTCTATGCTTTTAACCGAAGAAGAAACTGATA TGTATGAAGCCGCTCAATCGTCCATGGCAGCCTTTAAGAAGTGGAGGATTGGCGGCCCTAGATTTCAGAAAGAATCCATCCTT gggaaaaagaaaaaaaaatttatcgaGACTACTAAGGAGCTCACAATCAGTTTCTTCTTTGGTTAA